The genomic region TGATCCAGGCCGTGGCCATCTGGGCTGGCGTTGTCGTCGGTGGGCTTGCGCTGGGCATGCTCATCGGACGCCTGCGCGCCGGCGGGTGAGGATGCCGTCATTCTCCACAGGAGAGATTGCCATGCCGCCGAAGATCTACGACATCACTCCACCGGTCACGGAGCGGCTCGGCGTCTGGCCCGGCGACACGCCGATGTCGCGCGAGGTGCTGTGCGAGATCGAGAAGGGGGCGAGCATCACCCTCAGCACGATCCGCGCCACCGTCCACCTGGGGGCTCACGCCGATGGTCCCAACCACTACGGCGCCGGCGCCCCCGCGATCAGCGAGCGGTCCCTCGACTACTACCTCGGGTCGTGCGATGTGGTCGAGGCCGGTGTCGCGCGGGGCCTCCGCGTGGAACCGGACGACATCAGAACGCAGGCCGGCCGCGGCCTCGCGGCGATTCGCCACCCTCGCATACTCATCCGCACCGGTACCTACCCCGATGCCGAGGACTTCAGCAGAGACTTTGCCGGGCTCTCGGTTGAGCTGATCGACGCCCTTGCGGCCCGGGGCGTGGTGACAGTCGGCATCGACACTCCCAGCGTCGACCTCTTCGATTCCAAGAACCTCCCCGCGCACAAGGCGATCCTGGCTCATGACATGGCGATCCTCGAGGGGATCGACCTTCGCGGGGTTCCGCTCGGGTCCTATGAACTGATCGCCCTGCCGCTGAAACTCGTCGGGTTCGACGCCAGCCCGGTCCGGGCCGTGCTCCGCAGCCTGTAGGCCCGCCCCGCGCGCCGCCGTCACGGAACCGTTGCGACAATCTTCACTTCAAAGGCGATCGGCGCGTTGCCGCCCTGCGGGAGGGCCCCGATCTGAATCGTCGTGCGCGTCGGCTGGTTCGGGCCCGGCGGGAAGTACTCAGCCCACAAGCGGTTGTATACGGCGAAATCCCGCTTCATGTCCGTGAGGAACACGAGCACGTCGACGATCCGGTCCCACGACGACCCCGCCTCGGCGAGGATCTCCCTCACGTTGTCGAAGCACGAGCGGACCTGGGCCTCGATGTCGTAGGACGCAACCACGCCGGAAGCGTCGAGCGTGACGCCGGGGATGTCCTTGCTGCCGCGCCGACGCGGGCCGACGCCCGAGAGAAACAGCAGGTTCCCCACCCGCCGTGCGTGCGGATACGCCCCGACGGGTTCCGCCGCCTTCGCGCTGTTGGTGGCGTTGTTCGTCATGGTGCACTCCTCGCCGGGGTGGAGCCGTCAGCGGCCGCTACAGCCTCACGCACACGTTCTTGGCCTCGGTAAAGAACTTCACCGCATCCCACCCCCCCTCGCGGCCGACTCCGCTCTGCTTCATCCCCCCAAAGGGCGTCCGCAGATCGCGCACCATCCAGCAGTTGGCCCAGATGATCCCCGCGTCCAGGACGGAGGCGACGCGGTGCAGGCGCGATGCGTCGGAGGTGAACAGCGTCGCCGCGAGCCCGTACGGAGTTCCATTGGCGAGTGCGATCGCCTCATCCTCGTCGTCAAACGGCTGCAGCGTGACGACCGGGCCGAAGATCTCCTCCTGCTCTACGCGGCAGGAAGGATTGAGCCCGCTGATCACCGTCGGCAGGTAGAACGCCCCGGCACGGACCCGCGCCGGGAGCGACGCCGGATCGGGCCGGGCCCCGCCGC from Phycisphaeraceae bacterium harbors:
- a CDS encoding cyclase family protein yields the protein MPPKIYDITPPVTERLGVWPGDTPMSREVLCEIEKGASITLSTIRATVHLGAHADGPNHYGAGAPAISERSLDYYLGSCDVVEAGVARGLRVEPDDIRTQAGRGLAAIRHPRILIRTGTYPDAEDFSRDFAGLSVELIDALAARGVVTVGIDTPSVDLFDSKNLPAHKAILAHDMAILEGIDLRGVPLGSYELIALPLKLVGFDASPVRAVLRSL
- a CDS encoding RidA family protein — encoded protein: MTNNATNSAKAAEPVGAYPHARRVGNLLFLSGVGPRRRGSKDIPGVTLDASGVVASYDIEAQVRSCFDNVREILAEAGSSWDRIVDVLVFLTDMKRDFAVYNRLWAEYFPPGPNQPTRTTIQIGALPQGGNAPIAFEVKIVATVP